The genomic DNA GTGTTTTCTTACGTCATCCTTAGGGCATTCACTACCACCTTAAAAGCCGCAGTCTGCTGGCGCCGGCTGGGGTAGTAGAGGTGGTAGCCGTCAAAGGGCTCGCACCAGTCGGCCAGTACCTCCACCAGCGAACCGGCTTCAATATGAGGCTCCACCAGGGCATTGGGCAGTTGCGCCAAGCCAGTGCCAGCCAGGCAGGCGTCGAGGATTTGCAGGGAGCTGTTCATAATCAGCGGCCCGCTCACCCGCACCCGAGACTCCTGGCCGGCCTTTGAAAACTCCCAGGCATAAAGGCCGCCGTGGGTGGGCAGGCGCAGGTTAATGCATCGGTGCGCCGTTAGCGCCTCGGGGGTTTGTGGGGTGCCGGCTTCGGCCAGGTAGGCGGGGGACGCCACCGTCATCAGCCGCATCCTTGGCGCTATGGGCACCGCCACCATGTCGGCGGCTATCATGCCGCCGACGCGGACCCCGGCGTCGAAGCGCTCGGCAGCGATGTCGGTGAGGCCATAGTCGGTGATGAGTTCTATGGTGAGCTCTGGGTAGGTGGCCAATAGCGGCGCCAGCTTGGGCCATAACACATGGCGGCAGGCAAACTCGTCGGCGGTAATGCGCACCGTGCCGGCCGGGTTGTCCCGCAGGTCGGCAAGGCTTGCCAGGTGGCCATCGATTTCTTCCAGCAGCGGCGCCACGCTTTGCAGCAGCCGCTCACCGGCTTCGGTGCGGGTGACGCTGCGGGTGGTGCGGGTCAATAGCCGCACCCCAAGGCGCTCTTCGAGGGTTCGCAAGGTCTGGCTCACCGCCGAAGGCGACACCCCCAGATGGGCGGCAGCCCGGGTAAAGTTACCCTCACGGGCAACGGCCACAAATACCTTGAGTTCGTCCAGACTCGGGCTCGTCATTATGAAGCGCTTCTTAAAACAGGGTTCTTAATTAGCCATATTATCAGCGCAATCAGGCATTGCTATCTTGTTAGCTCCCCTTTCAACACAACCGGGAGCCGGTTATGAGCAATACCGATAACAAAGACCTAGACATGCAGGTGCACCGTGCCGGTGCCACTCCTGCCATCAAAGGCCCGGCCGACTGGTTTACCGGCAATGTGCGCATCGACCGCATCTTCAATGCCCCCGCCCCGTCTCGCATCGGCTTGGCGGTGGTGAACTTCGAGCCCGGCGCCCGCACCAACTGGCACGCCCATCCCCTCGGCCAGACCCTGTTGGTGACCGACGGTGTGGGCTGGACCCAGTGCGAAGGCGGCCCGAAAACCGAAATTCGCCCTGGTGACCTGATTTGGTGTAACTGCGGCCGCCGCCACTGGCACGGCGCCACCGACACCACAGCCCTGCAGCACGTGGCAGTGCAAGAAGCGCTGGACGGCAGCCCGGTTACCTGGTTTGAGCCGGTGTCCGATGAAGACTACCTGGCAGGCCCGGTCAAAAAAGACTAAGCCGACCCAAGAGCCAGCTGTTGCCTATGTGCCTGACAACAAGCGCCTTTATGGCCCCCGGCGCTTTGACAAAGGGCTAGATGGCCCGAGCCCAGCTCAGCCAAACCCAGGGGCCAAGACAGACTCAACGGCGCTGAGGCTGGACGGTACCAACCAGGTTGGGCATCACCTCTTTCATCAATGCAAAAAAGTGCCTGAGCCGCGCCGGGTAATAGTTGGCATAGGGGTACACCAGGTATACCGGCAATGGGTCCGGTTGCCATTGGGGCAACAGCTGCACCAAACGGCCGTCAGCCAGGGCGTCAGCGGCGATCCAGTGCGACACCGTGGTTACCCCCAGTCCCATTAAGGCGGCATTGTATGCCGCATAAAGGCTGTCTGTGGTCAGCCTGGGGGCAATGGCGACTTGCTCTACCGCTTGGCTTTGCTGATGGCGAAGCAGCACTTCTCGGCGATGGTAGGGGCTCTGGGCTACCCAAGGCATGGCCGGCAATTCCGCGACCTGTTGCGGGGTACCGGTTTGGCTGAGCAGCTGTGGCGAGGCCACCATGATCCTGGGCACCTCTGCCAGCAGCACCGCCACGACCGATGGGTCGCTGATGTGCCCCAGCTGCACGGAACAGTCGAGGTTTTCGGCGATGAAGTCGGGGGTCTTGTCATTGAGCACCCATTCCACACTCAGCGCCGGTGAGCGTTTCAGCAAGTCGATCAGGTGCGGCAGCATCTGCTGCTGGCCAAAGGCGTGGGGCACTCTGACTCTCAGCACACCCGCTATCTGCTCGTCATTGCCGGCGAGCTCTTCGGCCATGGCATCCCACTGGGCCAGCAGGGTGCGGGCATGCCGATAACAGCGCTCACCGTCGTCGGTCAACTTCATGCCATGGGTAGAGCGCAAGATGAGCTTGGCGCCCAACAGGCTTTCCAACTGCGCCAAGCGGCGGCTGACGGTGGGTTGGGTGGTATCCAGTTGTCTGGCAGCAGCAGAGAGGCTGCCACTTTCGATGATCCTCACCAGGGTGCGCATCAACTCTATACGATCAACGTTGTTCACAAGCAGGCTAGCCATACGTAAAGCGTATAACAGTTCTACCAGTGAAGTGGCTACAGCGCCAATGCCTGGCTTTGCAAAATAGCGCCACTATCGGATTGGAGGACAATGTCCATGCGCTCGCAACTCGCCACTCACGCAATACAGCCCCCCGCCTATACCAGGGCGACCACTCTCACCTTGGCCAGTGGTGCCGGCTTTGCGGTGGCATCTATCTATTATGCTCAGCCTATCCTGCCCTTGATGCAGCAGGAGCTGGGTCTTGGTATCGAACAGGTTGGCCTGGTTCCAACCCTGACCCAGTTCGGTTACGCCTTGGGGCTGTTCTTCCTGCTCCCTCTGAGCGACCGCTATGACCGGCGCCAACTGATCGGCATCAAAAGCATCATGCTGGCACTGATGCTGCTGCTGTGCAGCCTGTCGGGCGGCATCGGCAGCCTGCTACTGACCAGCCTGCTGATCGGCATAACTGCCACCTTGGCGCAAGACATAGTCCCCAGTGCCGCTATCCTGGCGCCGCCGCAGCGACAGGGCAAAGCGGTGGGAACAGTGATGACGGGCCTGCTGCTGGGCATACTGTTGTCCCGCACCTTCAGTGGTGTTATTGCCGACCATCTCGGCTGGCGCGCTACCTACCAAATAGCCGCTGTGATCATCGTGCTGTCGGGATTGATGCTGTGGCGGCAGCTGCCACGCTTTGAAACCCACGCAAAGCTGAGTTACCCGGCATTGCTGCGCTCGGTGGGGCAACTCTTTGTTCGTTACCCGGCCTTGCGTCATGCCGCCCTTGCCCAGGGGCTGCTTTCCATTGGCTTCAGCGCCTTCTGGAGTACCCTGGCCCTGATGCTGAGCCGACACTTTCACATGGGCAGCGATATCGCCGGGGCCTTCGGCTTGGCGGGCGCCGCCGGTGCCATTGCTGCGCCGCTGGCTGGCGGTTTGAGTGACCGCATCGGCTCTGCCAAAGTCACCCAGTTCGGCGCGGCCCTGGTCAGCTTGGCCTTTGCCGCCATGTTTGCCTTGCCATGGCTGGGCACGACGGCACAGTTGGTATTGATTGCGCTGAGTACCGTTGTCTTCGACTTCGGCTTGCAGATGGCACTGGTTTCCCACCAGTCGCTGGTCTATCGCCTGGATCCCAATGCCAGGGGCCGTATCAATGCGGTGTTCTTCACCACTGTCTTTGTGGGCATGTCACTGGGTTCATTGCTGGGCAGCCAGGCCTTGGCCATGGCGGGCTGGCAAGGGGTGGTGGCCCTGGCTACCCTGAGTGCGGCCCTGGCTTTTGCCCTGCGCTGCAAAGCCTCTGGCCAGTGAAAAAAGCCACCGTCAGGTGGCTTTTCGGTTGGGTGCTCAGCGTCCCTTTCTGGCAAAATGACGGCACTTTTCCTGCAGGATACCCTTACATGAATTGTCGTGATCACTGCGGGGCCTGCTGCATAGCGCCTTCCATCACCAGCCCCATTCCCGGTATGCCAGAGGGTAAGCCAGCCAATGTGCGCTGTGTGCAACTGGCAGACGACTTTCGCTGCAAGATCTTCGGCCACCCCGAGCGCCCGGCCTTTTGCGCCGGCCTCAAGCCCTCCCAAGAGATGTGCGGCCAAGACCGGGACCAGGCCCTGCGCTGGCTGGGGGACCTGGAGATCGCCACCCGCCCGGTATAAGCCCGCCCAGGGCAATGGGCACGGGCAATGGCCGTCAGGGCAAGGTAACCTTGGGGTAGGGTTTTTTGGCTAAGAGCAAGGCAGCATGAATATCGGAGAATTGGCAGAGCGCACCGGTCTTGCGCCGTCGCGCATTCGCTTTTACGAACGTATCGGCCTTTTCAAGCTGGTTAAGCGCAAGGCCAACGGCTATCGCAGTTATCCCCCCGAGGCGGTGCAGGCCTTGAACCTTATCAGCAGCGCCCAGCAGGCGGGCTTTAGCCTGGACGAGCTTCGCACCCTGTTGCCGCCGGATCTCAATGATTGGCAGCACCAAGAGCTGCTGGCGGCGCTAAAAGCCAAGGTGGTGGACATCGAGGCTTTAGAGGCGCGCCTTGCCAGCAGCAAGGGGCAACTGCTGGCCATTATCGGGGATATTGAGGCCAAGCCTGCGGATATGGACTGCGCCGCCAACGCCAAGCGGGTATTGGCCAAGCTGCAAAAAGACCAAGAATAAAGGATGAGCCGGGCTAAGCCCGGCTTTTTTATGGCGCGCCGTCGCCAAGCGTAAAGGTCATACCGCTGTGGCGGCGCAGGCGGTCAAGATAACCCTCGCCAAAGGCGCTGGCCGGAGTCCAAAAACCGCCGGGCCTGCCGGTTTTCTCACTGCCTTCTCGCATATTAAGGGCCAAGAAGAGGGCGGCCTGGCCCAGCATCTTGGCGGTGGCGCCATAGCCAGGGTCCCGGTCGCCGGTAACCTTGAGGCTAAGGGCCTGGCCAGCCTCGCCCTTGCCCCAAAAGCGCAGGTCAAAGTGGCCAGCAAGCTGGGCGGCGGGGCTTGGGCCCTCGCCGGGTTTGGGCAGTAAAAAGCGTTGCATCAGGTAGCGGCCCGGCCTTACCAGGGCGGCCAGCATAAAGGCCCCCAGGACCGCCACTACCCCAAAGGCTTTAAGGCGGCCCTTGAGGCCGGGGCCGGTCAGCAGCCCCTCGTTGTAGCTAAAGTCCTGGCCGTAGGCCTGCCCCAAGAGGGCATTGGAGCGATGCACCACCCGTTCGTTAACGGCGGCCATCAGAAAGGGCGCCGCCCAGGACTGGGCGTTGTGGTCGTATTCGGCGGCTTTGACTTGATGCTGGCGGGCGCTGTTTACCGGCGCCGGTGGGCACAGGGAGTAGGGATTGTTGATGTCCTTGCGGATAGCCGGGTCGGCCAGGGCCTCTTCGATAAACTGCAATATACTGGCTACGGTGCCGCCGGAGGCACCGCCTTTTAAGGCCTTGACTCTCATGGTGATCTCGCCAAGGGGCTGGCCCCAGCGTTTGACGGCTTCTTGCTGCAAAAGCCACACCCCCATGTCCGAGGGCACCGAGTCAAAGCCGCAGCAATGGACGATGCGGGCGCCGCTTTGGCGGGCGGCGGCCTGGTATTTGTCCACCATCCGCTTTATCCACTGGGCCTCGCCGGTGAGGTCACAATAGTCGGTGCCCCCTTCGGCGCAGGCCTTAATCAAAGGCTCGCCATACAGGGCATAGGGGCCGACGGTGGACACCACGGCCTGGGTTTGGGCGCAAAGGGCGGCGATTTGGCTGGCGTCGGTGGCGTCGCTAATCAGTATCGGCAGGTCCTTGCCCGCTTCCCCCAAGGAGGCCTTAAGGGCTTCGAGCTTGGCGGCCGAGCGCCCGGCGATGGCCCAGCGCAGCGGTTCCTGGCTTTCTGCCAGGTACTGACTCAGGTAGCGGGTCAAAATTTGGCCAACAAAGCTGGTGGCGCCGAACACCACCAGATCAAAACGGGGCGCTGTCATAGGCGGGCTCCTAAAGGGGTGGGTAGATACAGGGCCGATTGGGCGTCCTGCACCACATCAAAACGCAGCACCAGCCCCGCCTCCAGC from Gallaecimonas xiamenensis 3-C-1 includes the following:
- a CDS encoding LysR family transcriptional regulator, with translation MTSPSLDELKVFVAVAREGNFTRAAAHLGVSPSAVSQTLRTLEERLGVRLLTRTTRSVTRTEAGERLLQSVAPLLEEIDGHLASLADLRDNPAGTVRITADEFACRHVLWPKLAPLLATYPELTIELITDYGLTDIAAERFDAGVRVGGMIAADMVAVPIAPRMRLMTVASPAYLAEAGTPQTPEALTAHRCINLRLPTHGGLYAWEFSKAGQESRVRVSGPLIMNSSLQILDACLAGTGLAQLPNALVEPHIEAGSLVEVLADWCEPFDGYHLYYPSRRQQTAAFKVVVNALRMT
- a CDS encoding cupin domain-containing protein, yielding MSNTDNKDLDMQVHRAGATPAIKGPADWFTGNVRIDRIFNAPAPSRIGLAVVNFEPGARTNWHAHPLGQTLLVTDGVGWTQCEGGPKTEIRPGDLIWCNCGRRHWHGATDTTALQHVAVQEALDGSPVTWFEPVSDEDYLAGPVKKD
- a CDS encoding LysR family transcriptional regulator, with amino-acid sequence MRTLVRIIESGSLSAAARQLDTTQPTVSRRLAQLESLLGAKLILRSTHGMKLTDDGERCYRHARTLLAQWDAMAEELAGNDEQIAGVLRVRVPHAFGQQQMLPHLIDLLKRSPALSVEWVLNDKTPDFIAENLDCSVQLGHISDPSVVAVLLAEVPRIMVASPQLLSQTGTPQQVAELPAMPWVAQSPYHRREVLLRHQQSQAVEQVAIAPRLTTDSLYAAYNAALMGLGVTTVSHWIAADALADGRLVQLLPQWQPDPLPVYLVYPYANYYPARLRHFFALMKEVMPNLVGTVQPQRR
- a CDS encoding MFS transporter; translated protein: MRSQLATHAIQPPAYTRATTLTLASGAGFAVASIYYAQPILPLMQQELGLGIEQVGLVPTLTQFGYALGLFFLLPLSDRYDRRQLIGIKSIMLALMLLLCSLSGGIGSLLLTSLLIGITATLAQDIVPSAAILAPPQRQGKAVGTVMTGLLLGILLSRTFSGVIADHLGWRATYQIAAVIIVLSGLMLWRQLPRFETHAKLSYPALLRSVGQLFVRYPALRHAALAQGLLSIGFSAFWSTLALMLSRHFHMGSDIAGAFGLAGAAGAIAAPLAGGLSDRIGSAKVTQFGAALVSLAFAAMFALPWLGTTAQLVLIALSTVVFDFGLQMALVSHQSLVYRLDPNARGRINAVFFTTVFVGMSLGSLLGSQALAMAGWQGVVALATLSAALAFALRCKASGQ
- a CDS encoding YkgJ family cysteine cluster protein produces the protein MNCRDHCGACCIAPSITSPIPGMPEGKPANVRCVQLADDFRCKIFGHPERPAFCAGLKPSQEMCGQDRDQALRWLGDLEIATRPV
- a CDS encoding MerR family transcriptional regulator — its product is MNIGELAERTGLAPSRIRFYERIGLFKLVKRKANGYRSYPPEAVQALNLISSAQQAGFSLDELRTLLPPDLNDWQHQELLAALKAKVVDIEALEARLASSKGQLLAIIGDIEAKPADMDCAANAKRVLAKLQKDQE
- a CDS encoding saccharopine dehydrogenase family protein, coding for MTAPRFDLVVFGATSFVGQILTRYLSQYLAESQEPLRWAIAGRSAAKLEALKASLGEAGKDLPILISDATDASQIAALCAQTQAVVSTVGPYALYGEPLIKACAEGGTDYCDLTGEAQWIKRMVDKYQAAARQSGARIVHCCGFDSVPSDMGVWLLQQEAVKRWGQPLGEITMRVKALKGGASGGTVASILQFIEEALADPAIRKDINNPYSLCPPAPVNSARQHQVKAAEYDHNAQSWAAPFLMAAVNERVVHRSNALLGQAYGQDFSYNEGLLTGPGLKGRLKAFGVVAVLGAFMLAALVRPGRYLMQRFLLPKPGEGPSPAAQLAGHFDLRFWGKGEAGQALSLKVTGDRDPGYGATAKMLGQAALFLALNMREGSEKTGRPGGFWTPASAFGEGYLDRLRRHSGMTFTLGDGAP